From a region of the Paenibacillus sp. R14(2021) genome:
- a CDS encoding NADPH-dependent FMN reductase, with protein MKVVGISGSKVGSKTRTAMDYTMNEFAKKYPEAEISLIDLADYDIPFSDGRNYLDYDGDAGYVTAKIMKADAIIIGTPIFQASIPATLKNIFDLLPVNAFQDKIVSMVVTAGTPKHYLMVEQQLKPILAYMKAQIVQTFVFIEEKDFHRKEIINDDVIFRIERLTEDTFVLTETYKKIREEKEASYNF; from the coding sequence GTGAAGGTAGTCGGCATATCAGGCTCGAAGGTTGGCTCCAAGACCCGAACTGCAATGGACTATACAATGAATGAATTTGCTAAGAAGTATCCTGAGGCTGAAATATCGCTTATCGACTTGGCCGATTATGACATTCCATTTAGCGATGGCCGCAATTACTTGGATTATGATGGCGATGCGGGTTATGTAACGGCGAAAATCATGAAAGCCGACGCAATAATCATTGGCACTCCGATTTTTCAGGCATCAATACCCGCTACATTAAAAAATATATTCGATTTGCTGCCTGTGAACGCCTTCCAAGATAAAATCGTAAGCATGGTAGTAACAGCAGGCACGCCGAAACATTATCTAATGGTCGAGCAGCAACTAAAACCCATACTTGCCTATATGAAAGCCCAAATTGTTCAAACCTTTGTGTTTATAGAAGAAAAGGATTTTCATCGCAAAGAAATTATTAACGATGACGTCATTTTTCGTATTGAACGTTTGACAGAGGATACATTTGTTTTAACTGAAACGTATAAAAAAATTCGAGAAGAGAAGGAAGCGAGCTATAATTTCTAA
- a CDS encoding helix-turn-helix domain-containing protein, producing the protein MTIKFDPELCLVDDALDILVGKWKPIILFHLLKSDTIRFGELRRAIPGVTQKMLTKQLRELEEEDIVERIVYAQVPPKVEYSITEYGKSLELVLITMHEWGVSHKLHKRQKTKAASPETSDIRSN; encoded by the coding sequence ATGACAATCAAATTTGATCCGGAACTATGCCTTGTCGACGATGCGTTAGATATACTTGTCGGTAAGTGGAAACCTATTATTCTATTTCATTTATTAAAGTCCGATACGATTCGGTTTGGAGAATTAAGACGTGCGATCCCTGGCGTCACACAAAAGATGCTTACGAAGCAGCTGCGCGAGTTAGAGGAAGAAGATATTGTCGAACGAATTGTTTACGCTCAGGTTCCTCCAAAAGTCGAGTATTCCATCACGGAATACGGAAAAAGCTTAGAACTGGTTCTGATCACGATGCATGAATGGGGAGTATCGCATAAATTACATAAACGCCAAAAAACAAAAGCAGCATCTCCCGAAACTTCGGATATCCGCTCGAATTAA
- a CDS encoding aldehyde dehydrogenase family protein, whose protein sequence is MRTIDHIYINGKFVKPHGTEVMDIINPANKEVIGRVTLGDEQDTRDAIAAAKAAFKTFAKTSIEERAHMLQRLHDVIIEKFDLLNEAAVEEYGAPAAATAGRTMYAAKNFLHNLDVMKEFQFEKRIGKAKVSLEPLGVIGLITPWNANYTHISTKLAPAIAAGCTVVIKASELSAIQTQVIAECFHEAGIPAGVINFVNGRGDVVGAELTRHPDVAMISFTGSTNVGRIIARDGAATMKRLVLELGGKSPNVILDDADYQKAIPLAVMTAFSNSGQACHVGSRLIVPEHRLEEVKQLVIKTVEGIKVGNPWEEGTFIGPMVSQKQYETVQHYIHLGVEQGAELIIGGSGHPEGLDNGYYVKPTVFANVTMDMTIAKEEIFGPVLSILSYKTEEEAIAIANDTIYGLSAYVSSSNLERANDVASQIVSGRVLINGLYDEPKAPFGGFKQSGIGRECGIYGLESYVEPKTILGHDAVPQ, encoded by the coding sequence ATGAGAACGATCGATCACATTTATATAAACGGGAAATTCGTGAAGCCGCATGGCACGGAAGTAATGGATATTATTAATCCTGCTAACAAGGAAGTAATCGGCAGAGTGACGCTTGGGGATGAGCAGGATACTCGTGATGCAATTGCAGCGGCGAAGGCAGCTTTTAAAACCTTCGCCAAGACGTCGATCGAAGAACGGGCTCACATGCTGCAGCGTCTGCATGATGTAATTATCGAGAAGTTTGACTTATTGAATGAGGCGGCGGTCGAAGAATATGGAGCTCCGGCCGCCGCAACAGCCGGACGTACCATGTATGCGGCCAAAAACTTCCTTCATAATCTAGATGTCATGAAAGAATTCCAATTCGAGAAGCGAATCGGTAAAGCAAAAGTCTCGCTTGAACCGCTGGGCGTTATTGGTCTGATCACGCCTTGGAATGCGAATTACACGCATATCTCCACGAAGCTGGCTCCTGCGATTGCGGCAGGGTGCACGGTCGTCATCAAAGCGAGCGAGCTAAGCGCCATTCAAACGCAAGTAATCGCGGAATGCTTCCACGAAGCCGGTATTCCGGCCGGCGTCATCAACTTCGTTAACGGCAGAGGCGATGTGGTCGGCGCGGAATTGACCCGTCATCCGGATGTCGCGATGATTTCGTTCACGGGTTCCACGAATGTTGGCAGAATCATTGCCCGGGACGGTGCCGCAACGATGAAGCGACTCGTGCTAGAGCTTGGAGGCAAGTCGCCAAACGTGATTCTCGACGATGCCGATTATCAAAAAGCTATTCCGCTGGCTGTCATGACCGCTTTCAGCAACAGCGGACAAGCCTGCCATGTCGGATCGCGATTAATCGTTCCCGAGCATCGCTTGGAGGAAGTTAAGCAGCTGGTGATCAAAACGGTGGAAGGCATCAAAGTGGGGAACCCTTGGGAAGAAGGAACGTTTATCGGTCCGATGGTCAGCCAGAAGCAGTATGAAACAGTCCAACACTATATCCATCTTGGTGTAGAACAAGGCGCTGAATTGATCATCGGCGGCTCGGGGCATCCGGAAGGCTTGGATAACGGCTACTATGTCAAGCCTACCGTATTTGCGAATGTCACCATGGACATGACGATTGCCAAGGAAGAAATTTTCGGACCTGTCCTTTCGATCCTGAGCTACAAAACAGAAGAAGAAGCGATCGCGATTGCTAACGATACGATCTATGGCTTGTCCGCCTATGTCAGCTCCAGCAATCTGGAGAGAGCGAATGATGTTGCATCCCAGATTGTATCGGGCCGAGTACTCATTAACGGTTTGTACGACGAGCCGAAGGCGCCGTTCGGAGGATTTAAACAGTCCGGTATTGGAAGAGAATGCGGCATTTACGGTCTTGAATCCTATGTCGAACCCAAAACAATCCTAGGTCACGATGCTGTACCGCAATAA
- a CDS encoding LLM class flavin-dependent oxidoreductase encodes MEQYRIDSNKGLEFGIYTLGDHIPNPHTGNRISAEQRIREIIELSKLADQAGIDFFSVGESHQEHFTTQAHSVVIATIAQATKNIKIGSSSTIISTSDPVRVYEDFATIDLISGGRAEIIAGRASRVGLFDLLGYDVRDYEELFEEKFELLVKLNQEETITWNGKFRAPLNKANVYPRPKHGSLPIWRAVGGHPASAIKAGYAGVPMMLATLGGPASSFKTSIDAYREAAKQSGFSPEKLPVATASLFYVAETTEQAISGAYPHANAALQLINGANYSKQHFAQGVNLRDAMMVGTPESIVEKLLYQYELYGHQRFIAQMDVGGVPFEQLMKSVEVIGSKILPAIRKYTARKEGD; translated from the coding sequence ATGGAACAATATCGTATCGATTCGAACAAAGGTTTGGAATTTGGTATTTACACGTTAGGTGATCATATTCCCAACCCTCATACCGGAAATCGGATTTCTGCCGAACAGCGCATACGTGAAATTATCGAATTATCCAAGCTGGCTGATCAGGCGGGCATCGATTTCTTTAGTGTAGGCGAAAGTCATCAGGAACATTTCACGACGCAGGCGCATTCCGTTGTTATTGCCACGATCGCCCAAGCGACGAAGAATATAAAAATCGGAAGTTCGTCGACGATCATTAGCACGTCGGACCCGGTTCGCGTTTACGAAGATTTCGCGACCATAGACCTCATTTCGGGAGGACGCGCGGAAATTATTGCTGGACGGGCATCACGCGTCGGGCTTTTCGATCTATTGGGCTATGACGTTCGAGATTACGAAGAGCTCTTCGAAGAAAAATTCGAGCTTCTAGTTAAATTAAATCAAGAAGAAACGATCACCTGGAACGGGAAATTCCGCGCGCCGTTGAATAAAGCTAACGTATACCCAAGACCTAAACACGGCTCGCTGCCGATTTGGCGTGCGGTAGGCGGGCATCCGGCCAGTGCAATCAAAGCGGGATATGCGGGCGTGCCAATGATGCTCGCTACATTAGGTGGGCCGGCTTCCTCCTTTAAAACTTCGATAGATGCCTATCGGGAAGCCGCGAAGCAAAGCGGATTCAGTCCTGAGAAGCTTCCAGTCGCAACCGCCAGCTTATTCTATGTGGCCGAAACGACGGAGCAGGCGATAAGCGGAGCCTACCCTCATGCGAACGCTGCACTTCAGTTAATTAATGGCGCTAATTATTCAAAACAACACTTTGCCCAGGGAGTCAATCTACGCGATGCCATGATGGTCGGTACGCCGGAAAGCATCGTCGAAAAACTGCTCTATCAGTACGAGCTGTACGGTCATCAGCGTTTTATCGCTCAAATGGATGTCGGCGGAGTTCCTTTTGAACAGCTTATGAAAAGCGTCGAAGTCATCGGATCGAAAATTTTGCCTGCCATTCGCAAATATACAGCTAGAAAAGAGGGGGATTAA
- a CDS encoding S8 family serine peptidase, with protein sequence MNFLRFHKITSLLTAAVLLSGVWGQSVFADGPEAEVKPRIPMDISKLDAIVQEKLKQQSDAASAIKQPIIAKDINTSSSEKINVIVQLSSQPGAIGKYAAQMGLRTMGVEALEQQVQTEQADFISSVGQQGIDLKVNYRYETVLNGMEVTVPANQIPLMAKLPGVVSIHTNLTYYSIPEEGSALGVDNPKYDSNPLKQIGADIAWDKGLTGKGVKVGVIDTGGDYVHPDLKDAIDPAHIGYDSFNQDPDPYEDLPNPAYEYGGSVHGTHVSGTIAGRFANASAADMVQKGVAYEASLYLYKVLGGESGATGSSAQVIDGIEHAVKDGMDVINLSLGSDAEKDPDSPDSIAVNNAVLAGVIAVVASGNAGAAGHYYYSMGSPASAQLGISVAAATSPSAYYTTASVTSTVAGEAFTSMPIMGTWKKGEEDFETMLGSRTIDAVYVGLGRESDYLDSSFNPIDVTGKIAYISRGDITFEEKIKTATLHGAAAAIIFNGNYKLDESMQPVPDLQDEMTDRNGPIGPNASLGDSLRYLPTFDWEGKQGRAIARKVVEHPGAPFQITFGDPNQPAEQTFTRVDVPGDTVADFSSRGPNSDGNYGIKPDVTAPGVNIYSTLPAYGKDDPSKSYAEAYGRESGTSMATPHVAGLAALLKQQDMLDGVEDWSPTDIRAALANTAEILGTDKTINGIQYDVYSQGAGRVNIAKAMETPAVVQAVDPITIYDLKLDPITIDSEASSVSFGMIDPASDMPVTKPLQVKNLSNNEVVYAASVVMHPQVTSDPSGPTPTPDVNDIHMELGGLDVGSGSLITVAPHSKHAFTLSGKAEASDEIGVAEGVYEGHILLESAGDPSLPALHLPFVIHIGENSDDNELGFQNVTLSSPYLYSDSTIDLSVDVRSNKFDLIELLVYNLAGEGLGVYNITMDFDEKKNNYNPLPSGKLTVSDIDTSYGYAYDVDSNYYTEDLSEGLYSFMLVGVDLDDATLAIKDSAVAWKSFYVKPGPAPDGNEPEPTPGSGGGPVFGGGSDPVPAAPAGNQELIDSVVPNGQTTFELPAATEPKGTQLGVNVKDDDVQEAVAAAKDTPVSFLVNVSSEELDEAELQLTSSQVSQLRHAPKNSSLVFTWNHATIATPISALANVPNGSDYRVRIAKDAPSVSKFERKYEKSKVIGTPYAFEAVTVDHGTETPLPLEENQAFKRSFLVEQSVDAGHTGALYIEGNNVYAVPALFTRTSKGQTIVTVSRPGFSTYAAVIRTAAFEDIDKSWAKTQIQFLADKFILSGTSVAAYAPKKNVTRAEFTSMLVRSLGLQKTTTPVQFSDVNSDAWYAQDVAAAYKAGLVSGSGGKFNPNAAISRQDLTVILAKAMNLLGLSQPVGAHPSFKDAEQFSSYAKESIEMVTEAGFMQGVQLNGSSYFQPKQPTTREAVAIVLSNLLKSAKLINE encoded by the coding sequence TTGAACTTCTTACGATTCCATAAGATAACCTCCCTCCTCACCGCTGCCGTTCTATTGAGCGGCGTATGGGGCCAAAGCGTTTTCGCTGACGGTCCTGAAGCTGAAGTGAAGCCCCGTATTCCGATGGATATTTCCAAGCTGGATGCCATCGTTCAAGAGAAATTAAAACAGCAATCTGACGCGGCTTCGGCAATCAAGCAACCGATTATCGCCAAGGACATTAATACATCCTCTTCCGAAAAAATAAACGTCATCGTTCAATTGAGCTCACAGCCGGGAGCGATCGGCAAATATGCGGCTCAAATGGGGCTTCGTACGATGGGGGTCGAAGCTCTCGAACAACAAGTTCAGACCGAGCAAGCTGATTTCATCAGCAGTGTCGGTCAGCAGGGGATCGACCTTAAAGTCAACTACCGGTACGAAACGGTCCTCAATGGCATGGAAGTCACTGTTCCCGCCAATCAAATTCCGCTGATGGCCAAGCTTCCGGGCGTTGTCTCGATTCATACGAACTTAACCTATTACTCGATTCCGGAAGAGGGCAGCGCTCTCGGAGTCGACAATCCCAAATACGATAGTAACCCTTTGAAGCAAATCGGGGCCGATATCGCATGGGATAAAGGCTTGACCGGCAAAGGTGTCAAAGTAGGCGTCATCGATACCGGCGGCGATTACGTGCATCCCGATCTCAAGGATGCGATCGATCCGGCGCATATCGGTTACGACTCGTTCAATCAGGATCCTGATCCCTATGAGGACTTACCTAACCCGGCTTACGAGTACGGCGGTTCGGTTCACGGAACCCACGTATCCGGAACCATTGCCGGCCGATTCGCCAATGCATCCGCCGCGGATATGGTTCAAAAAGGGGTTGCATACGAAGCCAGTCTCTATCTGTATAAAGTGCTCGGGGGAGAGTCGGGCGCTACAGGCTCCTCCGCTCAAGTCATTGATGGCATTGAGCATGCGGTCAAAGACGGCATGGATGTCATCAACTTGTCGCTCGGCAGCGATGCCGAGAAGGACCCGGACTCTCCGGACTCAATCGCGGTCAACAATGCGGTGTTGGCTGGAGTCATCGCCGTCGTTGCTAGCGGCAACGCTGGTGCTGCGGGCCACTATTATTATTCGATGGGATCGCCAGCTTCTGCGCAGCTTGGCATTTCTGTTGCTGCCGCCACCAGCCCTAGTGCGTATTACACGACCGCGTCGGTGACAAGCACGGTTGCCGGCGAAGCCTTCACTTCCATGCCGATTATGGGGACCTGGAAGAAAGGCGAAGAGGATTTTGAAACCATGCTTGGTTCCCGAACGATCGATGCCGTCTATGTCGGGCTGGGCAGAGAAAGCGATTACCTCGACTCGAGCTTCAACCCGATTGACGTAACGGGCAAGATCGCCTATATTTCCCGCGGAGACATTACGTTCGAGGAGAAAATCAAAACAGCTACCCTGCATGGTGCGGCGGCTGCTATTATTTTCAATGGTAATTACAAGCTGGACGAGTCGATGCAACCCGTTCCCGATCTTCAGGATGAGATGACAGATAGAAACGGTCCGATCGGACCGAACGCGTCGCTTGGAGATAGCTTGCGCTATCTGCCCACCTTCGATTGGGAAGGGAAACAAGGACGCGCCATCGCAAGAAAAGTAGTAGAGCATCCAGGAGCGCCATTCCAAATTACATTTGGCGATCCGAATCAACCAGCAGAACAAACGTTTACGAGAGTCGATGTGCCTGGCGATACCGTGGCGGATTTCAGTTCCCGCGGACCGAATTCGGATGGGAATTACGGCATCAAGCCCGACGTTACCGCACCCGGCGTTAACATTTACTCTACCCTGCCCGCTTATGGGAAGGACGATCCTAGCAAAAGCTACGCAGAAGCATATGGCCGCGAGAGCGGTACCAGTATGGCCACGCCGCACGTGGCAGGCCTGGCTGCCCTCTTGAAGCAGCAGGATATGCTAGACGGCGTAGAAGACTGGTCCCCTACCGATATTCGTGCCGCTCTGGCGAATACCGCGGAAATTCTCGGTACGGATAAAACGATCAACGGCATTCAATACGATGTGTATTCACAAGGTGCCGGGCGGGTGAATATCGCCAAAGCGATGGAAACCCCGGCGGTGGTGCAAGCTGTCGATCCCATTACCATCTATGATTTGAAATTAGACCCGATCACGATCGATAGCGAAGCGAGCAGCGTAAGCTTCGGGATGATCGACCCTGCATCGGACATGCCTGTAACGAAGCCTTTGCAGGTTAAGAACTTGTCCAATAATGAAGTCGTATACGCCGCGTCCGTCGTGATGCATCCGCAAGTGACGTCCGACCCGAGCGGACCGACGCCTACTCCGGACGTGAATGATATTCATATGGAGCTCGGCGGTCTGGATGTTGGCAGCGGAAGCTTGATTACGGTTGCTCCGCACAGTAAACACGCCTTCACCTTGTCAGGTAAGGCCGAAGCCAGCGACGAGATTGGCGTTGCGGAAGGGGTATATGAAGGTCATATTTTGCTCGAAAGCGCGGGAGACCCTTCGTTACCGGCTTTGCATTTGCCGTTTGTTATTCACATTGGGGAGAATTCGGATGATAACGAGCTGGGATTCCAGAATGTAACCTTATCCAGTCCTTATCTTTATTCCGATTCGACCATCGATCTATCAGTAGATGTCAGGTCGAATAAATTCGATTTGATCGAACTTTTGGTTTATAATTTGGCTGGCGAAGGCTTAGGCGTATACAATATAACCATGGATTTTGATGAAAAGAAGAATAATTACAATCCGCTCCCTAGCGGTAAATTAACGGTATCGGATATCGATACCAGTTATGGCTATGCTTACGATGTAGATTCCAATTATTATACGGAAGACTTATCGGAAGGACTCTATTCTTTCATGCTCGTTGGCGTAGATTTAGACGATGCTACCTTGGCGATCAAGGATAGCGCTGTTGCTTGGAAATCGTTCTACGTCAAGCCCGGACCGGCGCCAGACGGCAACGAGCCCGAACCGACGCCTGGCTCTGGCGGCGGTCCTGTATTTGGCGGTGGTTCAGACCCAGTACCGGCAGCGCCGGCTGGTAATCAAGAACTCATCGACTCGGTTGTTCCGAATGGGCAAACTACGTTTGAATTGCCTGCTGCAACCGAACCGAAAGGAACGCAATTGGGCGTAAACGTGAAGGACGACGATGTGCAAGAAGCAGTGGCAGCGGCCAAGGATACACCGGTTTCCTTCCTTGTGAACGTTTCCTCGGAGGAGCTGGATGAAGCGGAGCTTCAGCTTACAAGCTCACAAGTGAGTCAGCTGCGGCACGCGCCGAAGAATAGCTCTCTTGTGTTTACATGGAACCACGCAACCATTGCAACGCCGATTTCAGCGCTCGCTAATGTGCCCAATGGCTCCGATTATAGGGTCCGTATTGCCAAGGACGCACCAAGCGTGTCCAAGTTCGAACGGAAGTATGAGAAGTCCAAAGTCATCGGCACGCCTTATGCCTTCGAGGCAGTAACCGTTGATCATGGCACTGAGACTCCGCTTCCTTTAGAAGAAAACCAGGCGTTCAAACGGTCATTCCTGGTTGAACAAAGCGTAGACGCTGGTCATACCGGTGCCTTGTACATCGAAGGAAATAACGTTTACGCGGTGCCTGCGTTGTTTACTCGAACTTCCAAAGGACAAACGATCGTTACCGTAAGTCGTCCAGGCTTCTCGACTTACGCTGCGGTCATTCGAACTGCTGCATTCGAGGATATCGATAAATCGTGGGCGAAGACCCAGATTCAGTTTCTTGCCGATAAATTCATTCTAAGCGGCACTTCCGTGGCGGCCTATGCGCCGAAGAAGAACGTAACGCGTGCCGAGTTCACTTCCATGCTCGTTCGTTCACTCGGATTACAGAAAACGACAACACCTGTGCAGTTCAGCGATGTGAACAGCGATGCATGGTATGCTCAAGACGTAGCTGCAGCATACAAAGCCGGTCTTGTTTCCGGCTCCGGGGGGAAATTCAATCCGAATGCTGCAATCAGCCGTCAAGATTTGACCGTGATTCTTGCAAAGGCAATGAACCTGTTAGGCCTCTCCCAGCCGGTTGGAGCTCATCCATCGTTTAAGGATGCGGAACAATTCAGCAGCTACGCGAAAGAGAGCATCGAGATGGTTACCGAAGCAGGATTCATGCAGGGGGTTCAACTAAACGGAAGCAGCTACTTCCAACCTAAGCAGCCTACCACGCGTGAAGCCGTCGCTATCGTACTGAGTAACTTGCTCAAAAGCGCAAAATTAATTAACGAATAA